TTCGCTTGAAGGTCAACCATGAAGCGACGATCACCAGCACGAACCCTGTATTTTCTCTCGGAGGTCCTCTTCGCAGTGTAACGACGACTCTTTGAGATCTCCGCACTTATCTTCTGTGTTGCCTCTGGAGTAAGAAGATCATCGCTCTCTTCCGCAGACGCAAGTCTGTCATTGAACCACTGCTCCAGAACCATCCTGATTGCCTCCAGCATGGAGCATATAGGAAGGCGTCTGGCCCACAACAAACGGGCATTCAAAGCCTCGGCAGCATTAGATGTAAGAAAACTATAACGGGTCACCGGACTttgtgatcgtgcccacttctcAGGGCCTACGCGCATCAACTTCCCGTACGCCGCCGGCTTCAATTGAGCCATAGCCGACATTGCAAGTGAAAATTCTGAGTCCGTGTAGGCGTATGCAGCCTGGCGAAAAAGCTCAACAACAGCTTGCCCGTAGCCCTTAATTTTGTTCTGCAAGTGGTAGTAGCAAAGaccgtgagtagcatttggtaactcgctcttcacagcattagcaatggagacatgcgcatcagAGACAACTAGTAAGTTGTCGGGCTGACCAAAAGTTTGTCTCACATTTGAGA
The genomic region above belongs to Salvia miltiorrhiza cultivar Shanhuang (shh) chromosome 5, IMPLAD_Smil_shh, whole genome shotgun sequence and contains:
- the LOC131025571 gene encoding uncharacterized protein LOC131025571, whose translation is MDLEVDENNRFKHLFLALAASITPFFFSLRPVIVVDGTHLKGKNNGILFVAVTKDANEQVFPLAFGVGPIENDESWKWFLSNNKIKGYGQAVVELFRQAAYAYTDSEFSLAMSAMAQLKPAAYGKLMRVGPEKWARSQSPVTRYSFLTSNAAEALNARLLWARRLPICSMLEAIRMVLEQWFNDRLASAEESDDLLTPEATQKISAEISKSRRYTAKRTSERKYRVRAGDRRFMVDLQAKSCECNEFDLDGMPEAKEPVEDYVEAYYLRSSLVQTYSGPVNHLPPLEHWEIPFEVATDIVLPNLSR